The following DNA comes from Rhinolophus ferrumequinum isolate MPI-CBG mRhiFer1 chromosome 15 unlocalized genomic scaffold, mRhiFer1_v1.p scaffold_54_arrow_ctg1_1, whole genome shotgun sequence.
GCGcttgttttctctcccttgctctctcctgctccttcctcccaccctggTTGCCCATCTCCCGTGGGACCGGGACCGCTCCCATAGTGCGCGATGATTTTTTTGGTAAGGCCACGGCCCTGATTCTGTATGTGTTTGTCCCGTGTTGGGCTGCCTGTGTCTCCCCGACACCTTCTCATGCTTCGTGAGCTGTCTACTTGGTTCTGTGGTCGGGCAGTGGTGGGATCAGCAGGGCCTTCCGGGgcaggttggggggtggggacctCCGCCAGCCTCCCCAGTAGCCTCCCTCAGAGCAGACCCGTGGAGAGCTGAGCGGGGACAGCCCTAGCGTCTCTGAGCCCCCATAAGCTCAGGGCCGACCAGCCCCTGGATGCGTCCCGGAACCCGTCTGGGGTGAGCCCGGTGCCTGCTGTGTCCCATCGAAGGGGGAGACAGGccccatgtgaggccaagagacGAGAATGGGGACAGGCGGAGCCCTAGCTGAGCACACCGCATGCCTATGGCCTCACGGTTGCGTTTGACCGTGGAGGGAAGTGAATAGGACTCGGGTTTGGGGGCCATCCCAAAGGATTAGATTTGGTGCTTTGGGGGGGTTTCGCGCCATGCCTGCAGAGAGCTGTCTGTGAGGTCTGCTTCGGGGCCGGTTACAGAGGAGCTGGGTCAGCCGCTCTGGGCACTGGCCCCAGGGAGCACTGTCCTTCTCTactttctcttctgccttctgCTGACCCCACTGCCTCAGGTCAGGTCACGCCAGGCCTGCTCCTCGCCCAGGTGGAGGGCTGCGCCTGCCATGGCCCCATCCCATCTCCTCGGCCAGGGGTTCTCTGCCTCTTGTGCTGTTTTCTCTGGTCCTATCACCAAACCTCCAACCTCCATTCCCCTGGGGGGCAGCTCTGAAAGGGATCTGTTTCATGACAGGCCAGGAAACCACAAGGTCGGGGGAAAGAGCCGAGGTGCTGGGAGGGGGACAGATTGAGGGGGCAGCACAGAGACGATTCAGGGTCGGCTCCAGCTGGTGTCGTCTGGGCCCTGCTGGTACACGGACTCCATGTCGGCAGAGAGCTGTGGGGAACCAACCCTGAGGTCCAGAATGTAAGCCCCGGGCTGCTGGGCCATGAAGGCAGTggggacctactgtgtgcccccCAGAGGCCATTCTGGGGCCCCCCGGGGGTGCGCACGCAACAGGTCCATCCCTGGCTGCATTGCGGGGTGGAGAGCCCACCGGCAGGTCTGCTGGGcctccctctgcagcctggcTTCCTCCAGGTCGGGCCTCGTCCTTATCCCCTCCCGCATCAGCCCTCCCAGGGTAGGCTGCCCCCGGGGTTGTCTGTCACTCTGAGGCCGGTGTGGTGGTATCAGCGTCTGGCTGCACCAGGCACAATGCATCGCACGTTTTGTTTCAGGGATGGGCAAGGAAGTGGGGAATCTGCTGCTGGAGAACTCACAGCTTCTAGAAACCAAGTAAGAATGATCTTCTCCAGCGCGCGTTCCTGAGGTAGCTCCCGAGGGTCTCCCCGTGACAACCTTGTCAGCCCAGCATGGGTGGCTGCCCCAGGGACGACCTGGACTCACTAGGCTGAGCCCGCCCCTCCTGGGGGGGGATGGTGTGGTCACTGCCTTTCCCAGGGCATGTAGTCACCACCTTTCACCCCGTTCTGGACCGGATGTGCCTTCTCAGACACATAAGTGCGGGCGGACCCCTCTGGGACCCCATCACCTAATGTAAATGCCGCTTCACGTGGACTCTGGTCCTTCTGCCTTTTCAAAGAAATGCCCTGAACGTGGTGAAGAACGACCTCATCGCCAAAGTGGACCAACTGTCGGGAGAACAGGAGGTGCTGAAGGGGGATTTGGAAGCCGCCAGGCAGGCCAAACTAAGGCTGGAGAGCCGCATCAAGGACCTGGAGGAGGAGCTGAGGAGGCgagcagggctgggggcgggtCTCCcgggaggggaagaggggagtGCGGGGCTCCTAGAGGAGGCGGGGCCATCTGGTGTGGGGGGTGGAGTCAGATCCCCGCCCCGCCCTCCTCTGTGTGTTCCACCGGCATCTCTTCTGCCAGGTATACCCAGGGAGGTCATTCCTTCCCAGAGTGGCTCACTTTGCATGCTCACCTCTCAGCCTCTGGCTCCTCTCTCAGTTGTCACTCATGTTTGACTCCACCCACCCAGCTACTGTGCTCTTGCAGGCCCCGCCCCTTTCCTCTCTGGAATCCCCCAAGAGGGATGGCTGTCCTGTCTTTGGTGCCCTTTCCGTGGTGGCTGAGCTGGGCCTTCCTGCTCTTCTCACACCATTATGTTTATctaggaggagggtggggaggattGAGTGCTGGCTGCCCGCCATACTCCACACTCCGTTCTGCTCCCCAGCCCCTGAACAGCCGAGGTTTGGCCATGCAGCCCAGCTGGGAAGCTCTGGGGTCTCCTCCCAGCAGCCTACGCTTCTCTATAGCTTTCCTCTGCAGATCCTCACCCCATTCTCCCCTGGTGGGAATGGGGAAGTGTGAGAGGAGAGCCTCAGGCAGGTGGCCTTCGTGCCTGGTTTGTGGGAGAGGGAGCCAGACCTGAAGCCGGCGCTCCCATGCCCAGGACTGTAGCTGGCTCTGCCTTCCCAGCAGCACTTGACTGCTGAGGGGAGGTCCTGTCCCTTGGCCGGAGCAGGCAGGACAGTTGTCTAGGCGTCAGGGCATCTGTGAGCAGGGGTGCGGGGCCACCCCTCCGCAGGGCACTGGCAGGGAGGCTCGGGGCCTAGAAACGGAGGGGAAAGCACTGAGCCTGGCTGAGAGGTGGGACCATCTCTGGGCAGGTGCCCAGCAGGCCGGCCCTCAGCCCTGCCTGGCTTCCTTTTGGCCACAGAGTGAAGTCGGAGGCCATCATCGCCCGCCGTGAACCCAAAGAAGAGGGGGAGGATGGAAGCAGCTATCTCTGTACAGAATTGGTATATTCCACTATTAACCTGTGGGGCACGGGATGGGGTGGGTTGGGGGCAGAGTGCGGTGGGCTATGAGGGACGTCCTCATGCCTCTGGCCTCTGAGCCCCCCTCACCCCACATGTATGACAGCATCCCCAGCAGCATGCTCCCCAAACCCGGGATGTGGTGAAATCCAACCAGCCCCGCTCAGCCCCAGGTCCCAGTGGACGCATTTTGCACGGTCACGAGCAGGGTCTCCCCACCTACGCGGTCCAGCTGCCGCCCCGTACGCTCCAAACTGCAGAGcaaggcagaggaaacagtgtCCATCACCACTGTCCCAGACAGAACCGCTTGAGTAGCTGAGGCTCTGTGAGGCCCGCGGACTGTTCGTCTGCCCTCACCTCCCCACCAAGGTGCACGGCATGTTCTGAGGAAGGTCGACCcctctgctgtgtgtgtgggggcggagGGGCGCACGGGCAGGCACAGGTCTTCACCCCAGGTGAACTTTGGACATCACTCACTACTCATTAGCTGTTATTGTCGGGGTCATATGACGCTCGCATCGGGATGCAGCCCCCACAGCAGGCACTCGCGAAACCGTTGCTGTACCTTTTGCCCATCCTGTGCAGCCCTCACTCCAAATACTCTAAGAGAGACACAAAGCTGCAGGTGAATTGTGGAGctcccccaggccccacccacgTGGTGCACGGAGGAGGTGCCTGTTCGGCATCCCTGCCTGCTTGTGTGGGGCCTGGGCTGCATGTGGCAGAGGCCACGTGGGGAGGGTGCAGGCCCTTACTCACCTGGCAGCTCCTCGTGGGCCCCTTGGCCCTGAACCAGCCTGTGGTGGCCTGGGGCACAGCTTCGCAGAGTAGACGTGGTCCTGCCACAGAACCGCCAACAGCAGACCCCTCGCAGATCCCCCAAAACCTCCAGCATCCAGCTTGGACGTGGTGACCCCACGTCCTGCTCACAGGACCTTCCCTAGAACCTCTTCCTGTGGTTCTACCTTAGACCAGTCCTACCTGTTAGTGTTGAGCAGAGGCATTGGGGTTGGCCCAGTGTCCAGGGCCTTGTAGGAAAGTCACTGCTGTGTTCCTCAAGTGTATCCTGTGAATTCCTGGAAAGAAGGTGGCCCTGTCGGCAGGTAGACTCCCATGTCTCCTGTCCCCCTGCCATGCCCTCCCCACCCGTTTGCTTGAGAGTCTCGGGGCATCCACACTTGGATTGGCCCACACCCGTGGCATGACCTGGCCTCCAAGGGCACCAGACTGACCTGCCAGCCGGCCCCTCGCTGGCTGAACAGCAGCACCTGTCCCCTGCAGGACAAGATCCCCATGGCACAGCGCCGCCGCTTCACACGGGTGGAGATGGCCCGCGTGCTCATGGAGCGCAACCAGTACAAGGAGCGGCTGATGGAGCTCCAGGAGGCTGTGCGGTGGACCGAAATGATCAGGTGGGTCCCCAAGCCGCCCGCAGGGTCCCAGAGACTCACTCCCATCTCCACGTGTGAGCCACGGTCGCTGTAAGGAGGTCCCGTTGATGGAATTGAGGCTGACCTCAACCCCACCTCCCTCTCTTCTGGGAGAATTAGAAGGGTGCTGGGCTTCCCTGGTGGGAGCCTGCAGGGAGTCAGGGGAGCTGGGCCTCTGCTGCAGCCCTGACCTGGCAAGGAGATGCCGACTGGGCTAGTGTAGGGCTGGGGCACCTGGGGGCTGGTGTGCCAGGGCCCCTCTGGGAAGCTCTGACTGACTTGCCCAGGATTCCCTCTTCTCTGATGCTCCACTCCAAGTGTGTCCGGTGCGAGGATACCCAGTAAAGGGGGTGAGAGGGGACCCAGCGAGAGTGGGACACAGTTGGATTGGGCAGAGCCGGTCTTGGCCATGGGTGTGATCAGATTGGGCAGTGGGTGGGGCCTAGTGAGGTGGGCGTGGTCAGGCGGGGTGTGAGGGGTGTCAGGCTGGGCAGTGGCCTAGCTGGGCCCCTTCCTTGCCCCTCCCTTATAGAGCATCCCGGGAGCACCCGTCTGTCCAGGAGAAAAAGAAGTCTACCATCTGGCAGTTGTGAGTCGGGGCACTGGGCTGGGAAGAGGGTGAGGAGGCCCATCCCGGGCCCACCCCTCACCTCCTGTGCTCCGCTGGCAGCTTCAGCCGCCTCTTCAGCTCCTCATCCAGCCCCCCTCCAGCCAAGCGGTCCTACCCCTCGGTGAACATTCATTATAAGTCACCCACCACAGCTGGCTTCAGCCAGCGCCGAAGCCACGCCCTGGGCCAGATCTCGGGGGGCAGCCGACCCCTGGAGTTCTTCCCTGACGAGTGAGTGTCCCACCCCTTCCTGCACCTCCCCCTTGGCCAGCACAGGGGGAAGCGGGGCCCAGGGGTGCTGAAGCAGGACCTGCCTCGCCTGGCTGCTCTGGGCCTGTCCTATGGGGTGGGGTCCGTCCCCCCAGTGGAAGGACCCTGGCCGAGGCATCAGGGCTCGTGACCCCTCCAAGCACACATTGTGCACCCCTCCACCCCTGGGGGGAGCATTGGCTGTCCCTCTGAGTTCCCCAGGGTCCCTCCTCTTAGTCCCATGGGGTTTGGCCCTCACTGCTGTCAGCAGCCGGTTCAGGCCCTTCCCCAGGCTGGTCTGCACTCCTGTGCCCCACAAGGATTCTTGGAGCTGACAGGAAGCTGTCCTGCAGGCTTGGGTTTCCTCCTGGGGAATATGTTTCTGTTTGTAACTTTGTGTTTTCCTTCATTGTGAAACCAAGAATTAGGTTCCAGGGTTCCAGGGTACAAGTGGAGAATTCTGTGCCTTGTGTCAGAGATCGTGGAAGTTTCCCTGGGAAGGCCAAGGGGGAGGGAAGGTGCACTGGCCCTTAGTGACGGGGACAGCAGGACGGCCACCTGGACGTGGGCAGGTGCTGGGTGTGGTCTCCAagcccagtgctggggagagcCACCCTCGCATCAGATGAGCATCCAACTGGGGCAGGAGCCAGGAACAGACAGGACAGGTCCAGGAGGGAGAGCTTCCGGGGCCTCGGGCGCTCCCTGCAGGCCGGCCTGTGGGACCTCGGATCACCAAAGACAGTGTACTCTATGGTTCCCCCCGCCCAGCGACTGCACCTCCTCCGCCAGGCGGGAGCAGAAGCGGGAGCAGTACCGCCAGGTGCGCGAGCACGTGCGCAACGACGATGGGCGGCTGCAGGCCTGCGGCTGGAGCCTGCCGGCCAAGTACAAGCAGGTGCTGCAGGGCGCAATGCACGTGCAgggcgtggggtgggggcacagggcGGGTCCACAGCCTGAGCCCCAGTTCTGGAGGGATGGGGAGCTGAACCGCTATCCACGCACCTGAGCCGCCCCAGGCCTCGTGCCCACGGCACCTCTGCCTGTGGTTGCAGCTGAGTCCCAATGGGGGCCAAGAGGACACTCGGATGAAGAACGTGCCTGTCCCCGTGTACTGCCGCCCTCTGGTGGAGAAGGACCCAACCATGAAGGTGAGCCCCGGCCTGACAGGATAGGGGGAGAGGCGGGGAGAGGACCCCACCCAGAAGCCGAGTCCAGGCAGGTTTGGGAATTTGGGGGATGGCCCTGTCACAGGTTGGCAGCCCTCACGCCCCTGTCCTCTCAGCTGTGGTGTGCCGCGGGTGTCAACTTGAGTGGGTGGAAACCAAGCGAGGACCATTCTGGTAATGGAGTCAAGCCGGCACCAGGCTGCGACCCTCTGACCTGCGACGGGGAAGTGGAAGGAGAGGCCAAGAGCAACCACACGTCCCCTGAGAAGAAGAAGGTCAGAGTGGCGGGCGGGGCCAGGGCTGCCTCTCCGTGAAGTATCTGATGGCCGGGCAAAGCCAGTCTGCTGCCGTCTGCATGCTCAGGCTGCGCCCAGTGCCAGAAACAGAGGAGAGCTGGGGACAGTGCCCCAAGACTGGGCTCATGTAaggctccctgcccctccctagGGCAGGCCGGGCCTGAGCTGCCCCTGGTCCTGTAGCCCAGCACCCAGGAGCCAGGAGTTGTGGCAGGCAGGGAAGCTCAGAGGGGCAAACACTCAGCAGGCAGGTCCCCTAGGGGCTTCTCTCTCCTGTACGGACCACGTTTCACTGCCTGTAGCGGAGCAGTGGAAGGGGCTGAGCAAGGAGAGCAGCAGGAAACGCCTCACACTTGCAGTTCAAAGCTTCATTTTATGCCCCGGCTTGATTTGGGGGCCATGACTTAATGGCTCGGAGCCCACAGTCTTCTCCCGTGTAAGTGAGACAGCATGTGCCAGCGATCTAGATACAAAGTGCAGTTCTGAGTGCTCGCCCTCCTGGCTACGGGAAGGATAGCCGTGTAGGGCAAGGCTGGGTCCTAACGACACCCACGCTCGGGCACCGGCCTTGTCCCCCGTGCTCTGACAGGCAAAGGAGCTCCCCGAGACCGATGCCACCTCCAGCCGGGTGTGGATCCTCACCAGCACCCTGACCACCAGCAAAGTGGTCATCATTGATGCCAACCAGCCAGGCACCGTCGTGGACCAGTTCACCGTCTGCAATGCCCACGTCCTGTGCGTCTCTAGCATCCCCGGTGAGTGCTGCCGGGTCTGAGCCGGTGCCCGGGAGGGTGGACGAGGAGGAGGCCTGCAGAGTGGCACCTGCCTCCTGGGACACACTGTGGGCACACGGGAGCCAGTGGGTGCGTGTCCAAGGAGGGGCTCAAAAGGACGCTCACCCGATTCGAAGGGGGGGGGCCTCAGCAGGCAGCCCccatctccttccccaccccatggGCCCTGAGCCCTGAGTGCAGTAGTGACTCCTCAGTGTGGGGTGACGGGGCTGTGACTCCCCACAGCGGCCAGCGACAGCGACTACCCTCCGGGGGAGATCTTCCTGGACAGCGACGTGAATCCCGAGGCCTCTGGTGCAGACGGCGTGCTGGCCGGCATCACCCTGGTGGGCTGTGCCACGCGCTGCAATGTGCCACGGAGCAACTGCTCCTCGCGAGGGGACACCCCAGTGCTGGACAAGGGCCAGGGTGAGTCCCGGGCCGTAGCCTGGGAGCCGCCTTCTCTCTGCCCCCTTGTTCCTCCCCCTGCCCAGCCACGCTCACCCCTCCCTTCCACAGGGGAGGTGGCTGCCGTCGCCAATGGGAAGGTCAACCCATCTCAGTCCACGGAGGAGGCCACGGAGGCCACGGAGGTGCCTGACTCTGGGCCCAGTGAGGCAGAGGCAGCTGGGGTGCGACCCGGGCCCCTCACGGAGCACGTCTTCACCGACCcggcccctgccccgccccccagtACCCAGCCTGGCAGGTGGGCTTTCTCAGATGGGGCAGAGATGGAGGGGAGCGGAGGCTGGCAGAGGTGGGTGGGGACAGGCTTCCATGGAGCCATCATCCTTTCCGCAGTGAGAATGGGCCAGAGGCCGACTCGAGTGGTGTGCAGCCCGAGCCGGAGCCCAGCGGAGACCCTGAGGGGACCAGCAGCAGTGCCGCACCCACCATGTGGCTGGGGGCCCAGAATGGCTGGTAGGGGGGGCCCTGGGGGCAGCGGTGGGGGAGGGCCCCCTGGGTGAGCCCCCTGCCCACCTCGGCCTCCTCCTGCAGGCTGTACGTGCACTCAGCCGTGGCCAACTGGAAGAAGTGTCTGCACTCCATCAAGCTGAAGGACTCCGTGCTGAGCCTGGTGTACGTGACCCCCAGCTGAGGGCCGGGCGTCGGGAAGGACCGAGCACGGCCCAGCCTGAGCCTGGCTCACCACTTTCCCATTGCAGGCACGTGAAAGGACGAGTGCTGGTGGCTCTGGCCGATGGGACTCTGGCCATCTTCCACCGAGGCGAAGGTGAGGCCGGGCAGCAGTGGGCAGGTGGGCGGCACCTGGTGGTCCTGGCGGGGTGGGAACCACCCTCACTGTACGCAGCTGGGGCCCGGGCCAGGCCTGAGCCGGTGTGGTGGGCTCTCTGTAGACGGCCAGTGGGACCTGAGCAACTACCACCTGATGGACCTGGGCCACCCGCACCACTCTATCCGCTGCATGGCCGTTGTGTACGACCGCGTCTGGTGCGGCTACAAGAATAAGGTGCACGTCATCCAGCCCAAGACAATGCAGATCGAGGCGAGTGCTGGCGGCAGGGGCTCCGGGGAGGGAAAGGGCTCCTGCTGCGGGCATGGCTCCCGACACACCTCCTACTAGGTGTCGGGGGCTTCGTGGGGTCAAAGGAAGCGCACTCAGGGAAGTGACTcgtttgtccaaggtcacaggcaAGCAGAGGTTGTGAGTGACACTCACATGTCGCTGGGTTGTGAGGGACAGTCTGTCTGGAGCCCACCTGCTGCCTCACACTGAAATAAGTCAGGTTGACACCTGTGTGGGCTCCACCTACCTACGCTCAGAGGCCCGGGGGTGGGCCCAGGATGTGGGGCGACTTGCTGGCGCTCCCCTAGGAGCCTGGGCCCTTGGGAGCAAATCAGAGCCAAGCGTGGGCTGCGGCGGGTTCCGCCCCGCGCCCCCACCCCGGCTGACGGGCTGCTGTTACCCGCAGAAGTCATTTGACGCCCATCCACGGCGGGAGAGCCAGGTGCGGCAGCTGGCGTGGATCGGCGACGGGGTGTGGGTGTCCATCCGCTTGGACTCCACGCTGCGGCTGTACCACGCCCACACCCACCAGCACCTGCAGGACGTGGACATCGAGCCCTATGTCAGCAAGATGCTGGGTGAGGCTGCGCTGGGCTGAGCCTGGTGGGGCAGGGGGGCCAGCGGGTGGCACTGACCTCGCCCCCCTCGCCCCCAGGCACCGGCAAGCTGGGCTTCTCGTTCGTGCGCATCACCGCCCTGCTCATTGCGGGCAATCGCCTGTGGGTCGGCACCGGTAACGGCGTCGTCATCTCCATCCCACTGACCGAGAGTGAGTGACCCAGGCATCTGCAGAGATGGTGACGGCGGCTGCTAAAGGGCGTGTGGCAGGGTTCCGGGGCGGGCGTGCTCTGCCAGGCCACACTCAGGAGGAGGCCGGGCTGCCCTGGCCGCAGCCATCCTCAACCTGCCTGTCCTATAACcgcttctctcctctcccctctgtgctctgcctctcGCCTCCCTCAGCCGTGGTCCTGCACCGAGGCCAGCTGCTGGGACTCCGAGGTAAGTACAGAGGCCCGCCTCCCGCTCTCAGAAGGAAGCCCCCCGCCAGAGGTGCCTGCCCCAAGGCACGGGCCCCAGGAACGCCCCACCAGCGGGCACTCTCCTACCCTCCACCCTCAAGGTGGGCTCAGCCCTTCCGggtctctctctccccagccaaTAAGACATCCCCCACATCTGGGGAGGGGGCCCGCCCAGGGGGCGTCATCCACGTGTATGGTGATGACAGCAGCGACAAGTCGGCCAGCAGCTTCATCCCCTACTGCTCCAtggcccaggcccagctctgctTCCACGGGCACCGTGACGCCGTCAAGTTCTTTGTCTCGGTGCCAGGTAAGGGGCTGGGTCCTGCAAGGCAGCAGCTGTATCCTCCCTTCAGGGGGCTCTGGCTGCCCTGCTAAGGTCCCTGTACCCGTGACAGGGAATGTGTTGGCCACTCTCAATGGCAGCGTGCTGGACAGCCCATCCGAGAGCCCCGGGCCCGCCGCCGCTGCGTCAGACCCAGAAAGCCAGAAGCTGAAGAACGTGCTGGTTCTGAGCGGCGGGGAGGGCTACATCGACTTCCGCATAGGTGAGTGGGCACTGCCCGTGGGCCCCAGGGGCTCCCAGGGCACAGCAGGGGCCGCCCCTCACAGCCAGCTGCTCTCCCCAGGTGACGGAGAAGATGACGAGTCGGAAGAGAGCGCGGGGGACATGAGCCAGGTGAAGCCCATACTGTCCAAGGCTGAGCGCAGCCACATCATTGTGTGGCAGGTTTCCTACTCCCCCGAGTGAGGCGTGGCCTCCACCGCCCCTGCCTGATGCCACCGTGTACATacaccccgccccacccacctGCCACGGGCTGCCCCCTGCTGTCAGCCCCTTTCTAATCTCTCAACCTGCAGCTTTCACCTTAGGTCCAGCCCAGGGGCCGGCAGGGGGCGGAGAGCTGCAAAGTGGGtctggctgggaggaggggggcgtgggtgggagggaagaacCTCTGGGACACCCTTTTCCCAGCAGCTCCTGGCTGGCCCCCAGCCCAGTCCCAGGGCACTGCAGGGCCAGAATGAGGCAGAGTCCTGGGGTGGGCTGGGCCGGGACAGACCCAAGGTGGCTCCCAGCTGCACCCTGGGCTCCCCGCTCCCATCACTCACTCCCTGGATCCCCAGGGCAGGAAACAGGGACTTCACCTCCAGGTCTCCCCACCTGAGTCCACTTGCCTTTGCCTGCTGTACGCAGGGGTAGGGGGTCCTTAGGGAGCTGGCCCGGCCACTAGACCTTGCCCCCATCCCTGCCACCCCGGGCACTGGCATGAAAGCACGTAACCAGACTCCATGGGGCAGCTGTTTGAGAAGACAAACAGATGCCCTCATCCCGTTCAAACCCTGATCCTCCTGTTTGGCAGGCTCTCACCGGCTCTCACTGACCCatgtcccctccccccttcctggGCAGAAGACCCACCTTGTAGGAGCATACCCTGGAGTCCTGCCCCTCCTGGAAGCCCCTAGGGTGAATTTCTCAGGCTGCCAGGGCAGGCCCAAGCCTCAGGAAGAAAGGGGGGCCCTGGCCTCTCCTGGGGTCAGTCCTAGGATGCAGGCATAGCCTCAGGGTGATGGGGAAGGTGAGCTCCTGGGCCTGCCTGCCAAGCAGTCTCCAAGGAGCCCAGCTCCCAAGACACACTACTAAGTGCCTTGGGCTGGTGGTGTGGCCTGCTCCCTTGAGGGCAACCGACAGGCTAACAACAGAGGCCCGAAGGGCTAAGGATAAGGGCCACCTCCCCCAGCTCTTAGGAGTGTGCGCCCGCCAACTTTGAAGGGCATCGCCCTGGACTGCtgcctccccacctgcccaggctTTAGTCCTGCTCCAAAAGGCACTGATCAGGGCAGCCTCGTGCCCTGCCGTCCACCCACCTCCCACCAGAGAAGCACAGATCTCGGGCAGCCACCCCACAGCCCAGCCAGACACCACTGCAGTCACATGCCGCTGCAGGCTTCTCCCCACCGCCCTGCCACTGTCCACTGTGATGTCCGTCAAGTCCTTTGTCTGTTCCCACGGGGCCATGAATGACTCGGGGGTTAtctggggtgggtgcagctgggAGAAGGGGCTGGGTGACAATTCTCCTCAGGCTTTGGCCCTGCAAGCAAACCCGTGTATCTGCTCTGTATGTAATAAATGTCTTAACATGGTACCCCAAACCAACATGAGTGAGTACAAGGGTTTTCTTCagtttattagaaaaagaaatgctggagCAAGCTCAGTGCCAGGGTTGGTGCCCTGGTACATTTCCAGGCATTTTCCAAACAGTCGCATGCCGGGCTGGGCAGACCCACCTGCCCTGTGGGAGGTCCTGAAGGGATCCTGTGATACCTGTCACAGAAGGGGTGTTCTGAGCACCACCTCCGGGGCCTGGAGGGTGCCAAGTGAGCCACAACCTATTGCAGCACGTCTGCCCTAGAGGCCCCGGGCACCCGGCCTTGGGTCCTCTGGCCTTGGGTCCTCTGCCGCTGCAGGAGGCCGGGTCCCCGCGGCTCCACTACTCATACAGCCAATGCTCCGTGCTGTCCTCCCAGCACATGAGCT
Coding sequences within:
- the MAPK8IP3 gene encoding C-Jun-amino-terminal kinase-interacting protein 3 isoform X10, translating into MMEIQMDEGGGVVVYQDDYCSGSVMSERVSGLAGSIYREFERLIHCYDEEVVKELMPLVVNVLENLDSVLSENQEHEVELELLREDNEQLLTQYEREKALRKQAEEKFIEFEDALEQEKKELQIQVEHYEFQTRQLELKAKNYADQISRLEERESEMKKEYNALHQRHTEMIQTYVEHIERSKMQQVGGNSQTESSLPGRSPRQSWRKRKERPTSLNVFPLTDGMCPHDEMSESGQSSAAATPSTTGTKSNTPTSSVPSAAVTPLNESLQTLGDYGASSKNSKRAREKRHSRNMEVQVTQEMRNVSIGMGSSDEWSDVQDIIDSTPELDMGREPRLDRTGNSPTQGIVNKAFGINTDSLYHELSTAGSEVIGDVDEGADLLGEFSVRDDFFGMGKEVGNLLLENSQLLETKNALNVVKNDLIAKVDQLSGEQEVLKGDLEAARQAKLRLESRIKDLEEELRRVKSEAIIARREPKEEGEDGSSYLCTELDKIPMAQRRRFTRVEMARVLMERNQYKERLMELQEAVRWTEMIRASREHPSVQEKKKSTIWQFFSRLFSSSSSPPPAKRSYPSVNIHYKSPTTAGFSQRRSHALGQISGGSRPLEFFPDDDCTSSARREQKREQYRQVREHVRNDDGRLQACGWSLPAKYKQLSPNGGQEDTRMKNVPVPVYCRPLVEKDPTMKLWCAAGVNLSGWKPSEDHSGNGVKPAPGCDPLTCDGEVEGEAKSNHTSPEKKKAKELPETDATSSRVWILTSTLTTSKVVIIDANQPGTVVDQFTVCNAHVLCVSSIPAASDSDYPPGEIFLDSDVNPEASGADGVLAGITLVGCATRCNVPRSNCSSRGDTPVLDKGQGEVAAVANGKVNPSQSTEEATEATEVPDSGPSEAEAAGVRPGPLTEHVFTDPAPAPPPSTQPGSENGPEADSSGVQPEPEPSGDPEGTSSSAAPTMWLGAQNGWLYVHSAVANWKKCLHSIKLKDSVLSLVHVKGRVLVALADGTLAIFHRGEDGQWDLSNYHLMDLGHPHHSIRCMAVVYDRVWCGYKNKVHVIQPKTMQIEKSFDAHPRRESQVRQLAWIGDGVWVSIRLDSTLRLYHAHTHQHLQDVDIEPYVSKMLGTGKLGFSFVRITALLIAGNRLWVGTGNGVVISIPLTETVVLHRGQLLGLRANKTSPTSGEGARPGGVIHVYGDDSSDKSASSFIPYCSMAQAQLCFHGHRDAVKFFVSVPGNVLATLNGSVLDSPSESPGPAAAASDPESQKLKNVLVLSGGEGYIDFRIGDGEDDESEESAGDMSQVKPILSKAERSHIIVWQVSYSPE
- the MAPK8IP3 gene encoding C-Jun-amino-terminal kinase-interacting protein 3 isoform X12, translating into MMEIQMDEGGGVVVYQDDYCSGSVMSERVSGLAGSIYREFERLIHCYDEEVVKELMPLVVNVLENLDSVLSENQEHEVELELLREDNEQLLTQYEREKALRKQAEEKFIEFEDALEQEKKELQIQVEHYEFQTRQLELKAKNYADQISRLEERESEMKKEYNALHQRHTEMIQTYVEHIERSKMQQVGGNSQTESSLPGRRKERPTSLNVFPLTDGMCPHDEMSESGQSSAAATPSTTGTKSNTPTSSVPSAAVTPLNESLQTLGDYGASSKNSKRAREKRHSRNMEVQVTQEMRNVSIGMGSSDEWSDVQDIIDSTPELDMGREPRLDRTGNSPTQGIVNKAFGINTDSLYHELSTAGSEVIGDVDEGADLLGEFSVRDDFFGMGKEVGNLLLENSQLLETKNALNVVKNDLIAKVDQLSGEQEVLKGDLEAARQAKLRLESRIKDLEEELRRVKSEAIIARREPKEEGEDGSSYLCTELDKIPMAQRRRFTRVEMARVLMERNQYKERLMELQEAVRWTEMIRASREHPSVQEKKKSTIWQFFSRLFSSSSSPPPAKRSYPSVNIHYKSPTTAGFSQRRSHALGQISGGSRPLEFFPDDDCTSSARREQKREQYRQVREHVRNDDGRLQACGWSLPAKYKQLSPNGGQEDTRMKNVPVPVYCRPLVEKDPTMKLWCAAGVNLSGWKPSEDHSGNGVKPAPGCDPLTCDGEVEGEAKSNHTSPEKKKAKELPETDATSSRVWILTSTLTTSKVVIIDANQPGTVVDQFTVCNAHVLCVSSIPAASDSDYPPGEIFLDSDVNPEASGADGVLAGITLVGCATRCNVPRSNCSSRGDTPVLDKGQGEVAAVANGKVNPSQSTEEATEATEVPDSGPSEAEAAGVRPGPLTEHVFTDPAPAPPPSTQPGSENGPEADSSGVQPEPEPSGDPEGTSSSAAPTMWLGAQNGWLYVHSAVANWKKCLHSIKLKDSVLSLVHVKGRVLVALADGTLAIFHRGEDGQWDLSNYHLMDLGHPHHSIRCMAVVYDRVWCGYKNKVHVIQPKTMQIEKSFDAHPRRESQVRQLAWIGDGVWVSIRLDSTLRLYHAHTHQHLQDVDIEPYVSKMLGTGKLGFSFVRITALLIAGNRLWVGTGNGVVISIPLTETVVLHRGQLLGLRANKTSPTSGEGARPGGVIHVYGDDSSDKSASSFIPYCSMAQAQLCFHGHRDAVKFFVSVPGNVLATLNGSVLDSPSESPGPAAAASDPESQKLKNVLVLSGGEGYIDFRIGDGEDDESEESAGDMSQVKPILSKAERSHIIVWQVSYSPE